Below is a genomic region from Prolixibacteraceae bacterium.
TCCAGCACCATTCATTATCATTGGGGGTATCTTTGATGCATCTGAACTTAATGTCATGGTTGACTTGAATGTAGTTTTTTATCATATCCGTTGCTTTTTTGATCCAGTATTTTGCTTCTATTATTTAGAACCATATTTGTATTTGAACCGGCTGTTAAAATACATTATTTTATGCAACAAAGGATTATATATTTAGGTTTTTCATTCTCTGTCTCTTATGTGTTTTGTCGTTAATGCCTAAAATATATGCTTTGGATATACTACTCCATTTAGGTTGTTGAAGCAATTTTATTCTGAAACTGTAGTAACATCTATCTTATCTCTATTAAACATGCCTCAGCTTTTAATCAACTTTAGGTTCTACTAATAATAAGGAGTTGTAGGTGCTTTATATTTTTTCTATATTTAATTTCAGTTAAGTGTAGATTTAATTGGTGGACTGTTTTGCTGGTTGAATTCTTTATACAGTTCAAGTATCGTGTATTGATATTGAGAGAATCCGTTCAATCTATCTTGTAGCCTAAAGATGTTATTTTATCTTGAATTTCTTTGGGTGAAAGGTGTTCTCCCAAAATAACAGTTTTTCCAGTCGAAAGATCTACTTGAACTGATTCTACTCCATTTATGTGCTGTAAATTCGTCTCTACTTTTATTTTGCATTTATTGCACCCCATTCCTTTGATAGTGTACTCACATTGATCCCCATAGCTCTTTTGGGCTCTTTTCCTTTGTTGGAAATAATGAACACACTTAAGTATGTATACTCTTATTAGAAGGATTGCAAATACAATAGATGATATGATTTGCAGTGAAGATACTCCTTTATGGATGTGTCCTGTATGGTTCATTGCAAAAGTGAACCACTCAGCAGGAAGAAGATAGTCAATTATTAAACCAAAACTAATGGCTCCAACGACTATTGATAAAAGATAGATAATGGTTGCTTTTTTACCAATTGTTTTAGATAATACTACTAGTGTCGCAATGTTAGTAGCAGGGCCAGCCATAAGAAAAACAAAGGCAGCCCCTGGTGTTAGACCTTTCATGATTAATACTGCTGCAATAGGGACGGAACCTGTTGCGCATACATAAATAGGGATAGATGCTAGAAGTACCAACAGCATGTTGAGCAATGGAGTTGAGGACAAGGTTCCAAAGAAGTTGTCCGGAAGAATGGTGCTAATAAGTGCCGCAAGAACTAGTCCAATGATCAACCATTTAGAAATGTCGGCAAGAAATTCGATAAATCCAAACTTGAATGTGCCAATAACTTTATCTTTAAAATTCGTATCAACTTCCTGTTTAGTTTCTTGACAAGGAATCTCTTCTTTCTTTTGTTCTTTGGTGAGTGAATCGGTGATCCCTCCTCCGAAAATACCTGTAATGAAAGCTGCAATGGCTCTGAAAATTGCAAATGGAAATCCCATAAGAGAGTATGTTGCAAGGAGAGAATCAACACCCGTTTGTGGTGTCGAGATAAGAAATGCATTCGTGGCACCTTTGCTCGCACCATGTTTATATAATGAAAGTCCTGTGGGAATTACTCCACATGAGCATAATGGAAGAGGAACACCAAGAAAAGCGGCATTAAACACAGACTTCTTTGAGTTGGTGCCTAAATATTTAACAATACTCTCTTTTTTAAGGAAATTATGTAATAGCCCTGCAAAGAAGAATCCAACCATAAGATATATGGACATTTCATTGAATAGGCGTATGAATTCGAAGAAAAATTCTTGGATAAATGAGATCATGATATTCTCTTTAGTGCATCATTAAAATTTGTGATTTCTAATGTAAAAGTATTCTAGATAGACAATAACACAAAGAAAGTTGATTATTTAGGTCTTATTTAGAATACACAAAGGTACGGATAGTTTAATTTGATGTTATGATAGTTTCGGATTTGTAGTGCTTATTGAAGAATGAATCGTTTTCCTATTATCTTTGTGCGATATTCTAATTAGGAGAGTATTTATGTGTCGAAATATTGTACAACTTTACTTGATAAAGGCCGCAAAATGGTTTATGCTGGCTATGCCAGTGATCATGCTTTTTTATGAATCTGCTCATTTGGATGTGCAACAAGTTTTTATTTTGAAAGCAGTCTATTCGGTAATGGTCGTATTGTGTGAGATACCCTCTGGCTACCTTTCGGATGTATGGGGGCGAAAGAATGCTTTGGTATTGGGTACTGTATTTGGTGCTATGGGGTATGGATGTTATGCTACCTCTTCGGGTTTTTGGTTCTTTTTAATTGCAGAGATATTGTTGGGTATAGGTCAAAGCTGTATTTCTGGTTCGGATTCAGCACTTCTATATGACACATTAAAAGATGAACAGCGAACATCAGACTATCTATTAGTTGAAGGACGAATTACTTCTTGGGGAAATCTGTTGGAAGCTGTTGCTGGGGTGTTGGCTGGCTTATTGGCAACATACTCTATTCGATATCCTATGATAGGACAGGCATTTGTCTCTTTAATTGGTATTCCGGCGGCGTTAATGCTACGCGAACCGTCTTCAAGTTCGGAGCATCGTATTGCTTCGTTTGGTGAAGTGGTACAGGTTGTGAAATCTTCGTTCGTTGAACATATTGCATTAAGAAATGCACTTTTGTTTTCTTCGATTATCGGAACGGCAACTTTAACCATGGCTTGGTTACTTCAGCTGTTGTTTAAGGAAATGTCCATACCGGTTTCTCAATATGGTGTATTGTGGACTGGGTTGAATTTATTGGTTGCTTGGGGGAGTATTCGTGCTTTTTATATTGAAAAGCGGATTCAATCTAGATGGTTGTCAGTAATTATTCTTATTGGTGTTGTTGGTGGCTACCTGGCTGTAGGTTTGGTGAGTGGTTATTGGGTGTTTACTTTTGTGATTATATTTTATTTGACACGGGGAGTTGCAACTCCGACTTTAAAGAATATGGTAAACCAAAGAACTACATCATCTATTAGAGCAACTGTATTGTCGATTCGTAACTTCTTAATACGTATATTGTTTGCGGTTATTGGACCTATTTTAGGTGGTGTGACCGATAGGTTAGGATTGCATGTTTCTATGGTGCTGATGGCTATCATCGTTTTTATTTTAGGTTCTGTTGTGTTGATGATGGAAAATCAGCGACGTAAAAGAGACGAAATATAATTTTTGGCATATTAAAATAACCTGTATCTTCGCGATTTAATCACAAAGAAACCTTCGAATAAAGCGTATGGCAACATTGTATATGATCCCTAATACTTTAGGGGTAACACCAGTTGGTGGAGTAATTCCATTAGAAGTTCAAGAGATCATCAGAAGTGTAAAAGTTTTTATTGTTGAAGATATCCGTACTACTAGACGTTTTTTGAAGCGTGTAGACAAAGCAATCG
It encodes:
- a CDS encoding MFS transporter encodes the protein MCRNIVQLYLIKAAKWFMLAMPVIMLFYESAHLDVQQVFILKAVYSVMVVLCEIPSGYLSDVWGRKNALVLGTVFGAMGYGCYATSSGFWFFLIAEILLGIGQSCISGSDSALLYDTLKDEQRTSDYLLVEGRITSWGNLLEAVAGVLAGLLATYSIRYPMIGQAFVSLIGIPAALMLREPSSSSEHRIASFGEVVQVVKSSFVEHIALRNALLFSSIIGTATLTMAWLLQLLFKEMSIPVSQYGVLWTGLNLLVAWGSIRAFYIEKRIQSRWLSVIILIGVVGGYLAVGLVSGYWVFTFVIIFYLTRGVATPTLKNMVNQRTTSSIRATVLSIRNFLIRILFAVIGPILGGVTDRLGLHVSMVLMAIIVFILGSVVLMMENQRRKRDEI
- a CDS encoding permease, with translation MISFIQEFFFEFIRLFNEMSIYLMVGFFFAGLLHNFLKKESIVKYLGTNSKKSVFNAAFLGVPLPLCSCGVIPTGLSLYKHGASKGATNAFLISTPQTGVDSLLATYSLMGFPFAIFRAIAAFITGIFGGGITDSLTKEQKKEEIPCQETKQEVDTNFKDKVIGTFKFGFIEFLADISKWLIIGLVLAALISTILPDNFFGTLSSTPLLNMLLVLLASIPIYVCATGSVPIAAVLIMKGLTPGAAFVFLMAGPATNIATLVVLSKTIGKKATIIYLLSIVVGAISFGLIIDYLLPAEWFTFAMNHTGHIHKGVSSLQIISSIVFAILLIRVYILKCVHYFQQRKRAQKSYGDQCEYTIKGMGCNKCKIKVETNLQHINGVESVQVDLSTGKTVILGEHLSPKEIQDKITSLGYKID